Part of the Maridesulfovibrio sp. genome, TGATTCCCGCTATCTGAAAGGTTTCCTCGTGGGCGCTGGCGTAGCACTTGTTGCCTCCAACCCCAAAGTCCAGAAAGCTATTGTTTCCGGTGCGGTTAAAACATGGTCCGCTGTTCAGGGCGGAATTGAAGAAGCCAAGGAAAAAATTCACGACATCAAAGCCGAAGCGCAGTCTGAGTAAGAAGCCTCCGGCGTCTGGGGAAGGGGAAACTCTTGCAAGAGTTTCCCCTTCCCCAGACCCCATCCCCTTCAGAACCTTTTAGTATGCTTCGCTCCTAGCGCCTTTGTACGG contains:
- a CDS encoding YtxH domain-containing protein, which translates into the protein MSQDYNNDYVYNYQDPQLTEQQRVDSLQPVQPVNEPSTVKSWVNFTDSRYLKGFLVGAGVALVASNPKVQKAIVSGAVKTWSAVQGGIEEAKEKIHDIKAEAQSE